GCCTTCGACTACGCCGATTATGATTACGGAGGCATCTACTGGGGTTCGCAACGGGGTTATTCAGAGACAAACCTAACCCTTCTGCCCACGGTTAAGGCGCAACACAATATAGAAGCAGCGGACCTCGACAAAAATGGTTGGCTCGATCTTGTATTCGTTAATCAGGAAGGGAACTACAACGTTATCTATTGGGGCGCAGAATCAGGCTTCCGAGCTTCAAACCGAACGCACCTTGCTTATCTTATGGAATATCCCCACGGGTGCTCGGTCGCCGACCTGGATGCTGACGGGTGGCTGGATCTTATTTTCACTGGTAACTACAATATTGATGAGTCCTGGATCTACTGGGGACCTGACTTTTATTCATGGGAGAAAACCACACTAGCCACCGGCGAGTGCTACGGCGGGTCGGCGCTCTCAGACCTTAATGGCGACAGTCTTCTGGATATAGTGTTCTTCCGTGGAGCAACAACCAACTATCTGACCCGTATCCAATGGGGAGACGGAAACCGCTTCAGAGACGATTCATTCAGTCTGGTCGGGCCTGCCTTCAGGGCATCAGGAGGGTTCGTTGCCGACTTTAACAAGGATGGGTACCTTGATGTCTTCATGAACTCTTACGATGAGGAGAGCCCCATCCTGTACGGCCCGGATTTCGATACTTCCAGTATGACTTGCCTTCACGGCGGGATAGACCACCATGCATTGGCCAGGGAGATAGGAAACGTTTACACCAGGGAATATAAAGAGGCCTACTACTCCTCAATCTACGACGCACAGATAGATGTTGGTTATGTGGAGTTATCATGGGAAGATTCATGTCCTGGCAACAGCAGGATACGTTTTGCCATACGGACGGGCGAGAAGCCGGACACCACAAACAACTGGTGCATGTGGACTCCGCTTGCTAACGGTGAACGCGTGGTTATCCTGAATGACTTCTACTCCATCCACCGCTATATCCAGTACAAGGCGATCTTTGAATACACTAATCCTGCCGAGCTGCCGGTGCTCAAAGAGGTTCGCATCCGCTACGAGGAGGCGGAAGGCGTTGAAGAAGACCGCAACCTGTCTTGCCCCTTCGGGCTCATCGTTACCCCCAAGAGTTTCTGTTCCGAGTGGAGTATCCGGTTCTCTACCTCAAGTCCAGGGCCGGTGGAGCTGGCTGTCTATGACATAAGAGGTTCCCGTGTACGTACCCTGATGCAGGAAAACGTATCTGTCGGACGCTTCTCGCTTATCTGGGACGGCTGCGACGAGGATGGCATCGTTCTGCCTGAGGGTGTTTACTTCGTTCGCCTGAGAACTCCAGAAGGTGAACAGGCCACTCTTGGCTTCAAGATTATCCAACGCGTGAATATGAAGGTGTGGCTTTGACATCCCCACGATCGTCACTACAATCATCCTCCCATGGCTGAACACCTGACTAAAAAAGACCTCTACGCGCGCTTCCTTGAATCCGCCTCGTTGATTCGCTTCCTTGGCTTATCCGAGCTGCCTCGCTCGGTTTCAGGACTGCCGGGAGGACTGCGTGCCTTCTTTCTTAAAGCACTTCGGGGGAGCGGGAGCCAGATGCTCTACCTGGCAAAGGACTCCGAAGAGGTGGAACGCTTACTTTTTGATCTAGAGGGGATTGATCGTACGGGTATAGTTGCGATTCGCAGGATCGAGAGCCTCAACCTGTTACGTCTTTCGTCCGGCGCGCCGAGACTGATTCTCTGTCCTGCAGAGCTGTCCGAGCAAAGCATGGGCTGGCGAGAAGAACGAGCGTCAGTCTATTTTGAGCCCTCAGGCGAGGTGGAACTTGAGGAAGCCCTGAACTGGCTTGAAGAAAACGGCTTCGAGCGCGAAACACTCCTGACCGAGCCTGCTGAGTTCGCGCAAAGGGGAGGGATATTGGACGTCTTCTCCCCCTTGTGGTCCGAACCGGTGCGGATTGAGTTCGAGGGCGACAGGGTTGTATCTATCAGACGTTTTGATCCCCTTACCCAGCGCTCGCATGAGAAACTTTCCTCGGTTGAAATCATCTCAAACAAGCCCCCTGACAGCCAGGGACCAACGCTCCGAGAGTATCTAAAGGATAGCTTGACAATCTCCGCTCTGCCTGAGGCCTCCCCCCGATTGCTGATTACCGATAAAGCCGCAGAATTTGCACCCCAAGAGGGGTACTTTGATTTCGGCTTTACACCCGCGGTAAAAGTCTTAGGACACTTCGAGGAGCTCCGAGAGCTCGAAAGCCAGGGGCTTGAACTTTGCTTCGCGCTTGATCCTGAGCACGGGGAATCTTATCTCTCCCATCATCTTGAGCGCTTCAAGCTGGTTGACGCTCATCTCTCCGGTGGGTGGGTGGATAGAGCTACAGGTTATGGTGTTTTCACCGAGCACGAGCTGTTCGGGGTCAGGCACCGGCGCCGCCTCCCACGCCACTTCAAAGGGATTCCCTCGGACGCAATCTATGAACTTCACCCTGGCGACTACGTGGTGCACATAGACTACGGCATCGGCATCTACCAGGGGCTAAAACGTTTGGAGATTGGAGGCCAGGAGAAGGAGTTTTTGAAGATCTCCTATGCGGGCACCGACGTTCTTTATCTGCCGGTGGAGAACCTCGGGCTCCTGGACCGCTACATAGGTGCCGAGGGTCGCGCACCTAGGGTCAACCGGCTGGGTTCACAGCGCTGGAGGCTTGCGCGCAAGCACGCCCGCAAGGCCGCATACGACTACGCCCAGGAGCTTTTAGCCCTCTATGCTAAACGGTCGGTGGTGCGCGGCCACTCCTTCAGCCGCCATCCAGACGAGATGGAGTGGGTCGAGCTTACCTTCCCTTACGAGGAGACCCCGGATCAAAAGCGCGCCATTGAATCGATCTTAGCCGATATGGAGACGCCAAACCCCATGGACAGGCTTGTCTGCGGCGAGGTGGGATACGGCAAGACCGAGGTAGCGGTGCGCGCCGCCCTCAAAGCCGCACTTGACTCAAAACAGGTGGCCATGCTCGCCCCGACAACCATCCTGGCGCTTCAGCACTACCGGACGTTCACCGAGCGCTTGAAAGAGCTACCAATAAGGGTCCAGATGCTCTCACGCTTCGTCGGGCTGGCAGAACGCAGAAAGACATTGGCAGAGTTGGCCTCAGGCAAGGTAGACGTGCTTATCGGCACCCACGCGTTGCTTGCCGAGGCGGTGAAATGGAACGATCTGGGGCTTCTTGTAGTAGACGACGAGCACCGCTTCGGGGTCAGACAGAAGGAGCGCATCCGCCGCAAGAAAGCTGAGGTGGATACCCTGACGCTGACCGCTACGCCGATCCCGCGCACGCTGTACATGAGCCTTGTGGGGATCCGCGACGTCTCAAGGATCGAGACACCTCCCGTTGGCCGAAAAGACGTGGTGACCGAGGTATCTAACTGGTCGGACGATATGGTAAGGGAATGGGTGCTGCGCGAGCGCTCAAGGGGAGGATTGGTGCTCTTTATACACAACAGGATCGAGACCATCGAATCGTTAAGACGCAGGCTGGAAAGGCTTCTGCCCGGACTTCGCCTAGAGGTCGCCCATGGCCAGATGCCGGAGCGAAAGCTGGTTAGTATCTATGACAGCTTCATCGAACGCAAAATAGATATCCTCATCTCTACCGCCATCCTCGAGGCCGGCATAGACATACCGGACCTGAACACGATAATCGTTGACCGCGCTGATCTGTTTGGCCTTGCCGATCTCCATCAATTGCGCGGCCGTGTGGGGCGAGGCCAGCGTCAGGGCTATGCGCTGTTTATCGTTCCGCGAAGGACTACCGACGACGCCCGCAAACGGCTTGCCGCAATCCGCGCCTACGCCGAGCTTGGTGCAGGATACAGGCTGGCTGTGCGTGACATGGAGATACGCGGGGTGGGCAACCTGTTGGGAACCGAGCAGCACGGACACGTGAACTCCATAGGTTTCATGCTCTACACGAAGCTCTTATCAGAGGCGGTGGCAAGGCTCAAGGGCGAGGAGTGGTTCACCGAACCTGTGCTGGAGATAGAGCATGGCGCGTACCTGCCTGAGACCTACATCGGCGATTCGGCGGAGCGCGTCTCTCTCTACAAGCGACTCCTCTCAGTGGAGGAGGAGAGAGAGATCGACGCCCTGCATGAGGAACTTGCCGACCGCTTCGGCAAGATGCCCTCCTCTGCCTTAAAAATTCTGGACATCGCCCGGGTTAGGGCATTAGCGAGAAAGAAGAAGGTGAGCAAGGTCAGCTATCGAAAGGATTCCTGGTTCATCCTTGCCGCCGACCGCACCCTGCGCGGCACCGGCCCGTTTGAGATGCTTTTGGATCAGCTGAGGAGATTGTAGCACAAACCTCAGCGTGCCACTGGCGAGTATCAGCCTCGTAGGGGCCGGTTTCGGTGTGCCCCCGTCGGGTATTAAACCGGCCCGATCTCTTTACCGGGCCGATCTGACACGAAGTGCGCAGCCTCGGCTGCGAAGGTCGGCCCCTACAGACCTCCACATAGTTAGACATATGCATCTCGCAACATTCCAGGCACGCTAAAGGCTAGAAACCCCCTACCTTATCACCCGATCTTCCACTCCCAAGAACCAGAACAAACCAATATAAGATGCTTGCCCAACCTCGCTCCGGCTTGGGAGACAACCCACAATAAGACCTTCTCCACCCAGTCGCGATCCGGAACATCATTTGATTCACGGGCATAGGTAGTGCTTGGCAAACCGGCAGCCTCCCCAGCACTAGACCTGAGAAACGGACAGAATCCATACTTA
The DNA window shown above is from candidate division TA06 bacterium B3_TA06 and carries:
- the mfd gene encoding transcription-repair coupling factor produces the protein MAEHLTKKDLYARFLESASLIRFLGLSELPRSVSGLPGGLRAFFLKALRGSGSQMLYLAKDSEEVERLLFDLEGIDRTGIVAIRRIESLNLLRLSSGAPRLILCPAELSEQSMGWREERASVYFEPSGEVELEEALNWLEENGFERETLLTEPAEFAQRGGILDVFSPLWSEPVRIEFEGDRVVSIRRFDPLTQRSHEKLSSVEIISNKPPDSQGPTLREYLKDSLTISALPEASPRLLITDKAAEFAPQEGYFDFGFTPAVKVLGHFEELRELESQGLELCFALDPEHGESYLSHHLERFKLVDAHLSGGWVDRATGYGVFTEHELFGVRHRRRLPRHFKGIPSDAIYELHPGDYVVHIDYGIGIYQGLKRLEIGGQEKEFLKISYAGTDVLYLPVENLGLLDRYIGAEGRAPRVNRLGSQRWRLARKHARKAAYDYAQELLALYAKRSVVRGHSFSRHPDEMEWVELTFPYEETPDQKRAIESILADMETPNPMDRLVCGEVGYGKTEVAVRAALKAALDSKQVAMLAPTTILALQHYRTFTERLKELPIRVQMLSRFVGLAERRKTLAELASGKVDVLIGTHALLAEAVKWNDLGLLVVDDEHRFGVRQKERIRRKKAEVDTLTLTATPIPRTLYMSLVGIRDVSRIETPPVGRKDVVTEVSNWSDDMVREWVLRERSRGGLVLFIHNRIETIESLRRRLERLLPGLRLEVAHGQMPERKLVSIYDSFIERKIDILISTAILEAGIDIPDLNTIIVDRADLFGLADLHQLRGRVGRGQRQGYALFIVPRRTTDDARKRLAAIRAYAELGAGYRLAVRDMEIRGVGNLLGTEQHGHVNSIGFMLYTKLLSEAVARLKGEEWFTEPVLEIEHGAYLPETYIGDSAERVSLYKRLLSVEEEREIDALHEELADRFGKMPSSALKILDIARVRALARKKKVSKVSYRKDSWFILAADRTLRGTGPFEMLLDQLRRL